A region from the Sulfurivermis fontis genome encodes:
- the rlmD gene encoding 23S rRNA (uracil(1939)-C(5))-methyltransferase RlmD — protein sequence MSRRKKKPLPTTPVRVTIESLNHEGRGVGRVDGKTVFVAGALPGEEVEFTYSAIHRNFDEGDAVNIITASPERVAPRCPHFSVCGGCAMQHLAPDAQIAYKQKVLLDDFRHIGKVQPQEVLPPLRGPHWGYRRKARLGVKYVPKKGKVLVGFRERSSPFLAELTRCEVLHPSVGERIEALGAMIGTLSVRDKIAQIEVAVDDTQTALALRNLVELSDEDKARFKAFAIEHNIHIYLQPGGADSLQPLWPEQIQLRYVLDNYDVSFGFKPGDFTQVNTDINRQMIDRAIAMLELTPEDRVLDLFCGLGNFTLPLARRCREVVGVEGETKLVERARVNATENQLGNVQFHAADLAGDLEHSPWWKQGFDKVLLDPPRLGAQETLAHIARMKVGRIVYVSCNPATLARDAGILVNEYGYRLVQAGVMDMFPHTAHVESIALFVRGKK from the coding sequence ATGTCCCGACGCAAAAAGAAACCTCTGCCCACGACGCCGGTGCGTGTCACCATCGAAAGCCTCAACCATGAAGGCCGCGGCGTCGGCCGGGTCGATGGCAAGACCGTGTTCGTCGCCGGTGCGTTGCCGGGCGAGGAAGTGGAGTTCACCTACAGCGCCATCCACCGCAACTTCGACGAGGGCGATGCGGTGAACATCATCACCGCCTCGCCCGAGCGCGTGGCGCCGCGCTGCCCGCACTTCAGTGTCTGCGGCGGATGTGCCATGCAGCATCTCGCCCCGGATGCGCAGATTGCCTACAAGCAGAAGGTGCTGCTGGATGATTTCAGGCACATCGGCAAGGTACAGCCGCAGGAGGTCCTGCCGCCGCTGCGCGGCCCGCACTGGGGCTACCGACGCAAGGCGCGCCTGGGCGTCAAGTACGTGCCGAAGAAGGGCAAGGTGCTGGTGGGGTTCCGCGAGCGCAGTAGCCCGTTCCTCGCAGAACTGACCCGCTGCGAGGTGCTGCACCCGAGTGTGGGCGAGCGCATCGAGGCGCTGGGCGCAATGATCGGCACACTGTCGGTGCGCGACAAGATCGCACAGATCGAAGTGGCGGTGGACGACACGCAGACGGCGCTGGCTCTGCGCAATCTGGTCGAACTGAGCGACGAAGACAAGGCCAGGTTCAAGGCCTTCGCCATCGAGCACAACATCCATATTTACCTGCAGCCGGGCGGCGCCGATTCGCTGCAACCGCTGTGGCCGGAGCAGATCCAGCTGCGTTATGTGCTGGACAACTACGATGTCAGCTTCGGCTTCAAGCCCGGCGACTTCACCCAGGTGAACACCGACATCAACCGCCAGATGATCGACCGGGCCATCGCAATGCTGGAGCTCACGCCGGAAGACCGCGTGCTCGATCTGTTCTGTGGCCTCGGTAATTTCACCCTGCCACTGGCGCGCCGCTGCCGCGAGGTGGTGGGAGTGGAGGGCGAGACCAAGCTGGTGGAACGTGCCCGGGTCAATGCGACGGAGAATCAACTGGGCAACGTTCAATTCCATGCCGCCGACCTCGCCGGTGATCTGGAACACTCGCCGTGGTGGAAGCAGGGCTTCGACAAGGTGTTGCTCGACCCGCCGCGCCTCGGCGCACAGGAGACGCTGGCACATATCGCCAGGATGAAGGTGGGACGTATCGTTTATGTTTCCTGCAATCCGGCCACGTTGGCCCGTGATGCCGGAATACTGGTCAACGAGTATGGCTACCGGCTGGTGCAGGCCGGGGTGATGGACATGTTCCCGCACACGGCGCATGTGGAGTCGATTGCGCTGTTTGTGAGGGGGAAGAAGTAG
- a CDS encoding tRNA dihydrouridine synthase, producing MRILLAPMEGVIDAPMRRLLTGIGGYDACVTEFLRLSDGELPERIYHKHFPELAQGSRTASGTPVILQLLGSDPELLAVSARRAVHLGATAIDLNFGCPSRFVNRKGGGAALLREPERIHDIVRAVRRALPGEIPVSAKMRLGYDAPDNAVEISLGIQEAGADFLTVHARTREDGYRAPVRWQWLRSINDALKIPVIANGDINSVDDWRRCHEVSGCRHAMLGRGALMQPDLALQLRAWQEGREIAAMQWPTIRLLLPRLLEQYAPGTRGLSARLKQWLGMLRLRHTGADKVFAQIRSLRELGRILEIVGRADVPAHISGRPTGDGHACQ from the coding sequence ATGCGCATCCTGCTCGCCCCCATGGAAGGCGTCATCGACGCCCCGATGCGCCGACTGCTCACCGGCATCGGTGGCTACGACGCCTGCGTCACCGAGTTCCTGCGTCTCAGCGACGGCGAACTGCCTGAACGCATCTACCACAAACACTTTCCCGAACTGGCCCAGGGCAGCCGCACTGCCAGCGGCACGCCGGTGATCCTGCAGCTGCTCGGCAGCGACCCGGAACTGCTGGCCGTCAGCGCCCGGCGCGCCGTACACCTCGGCGCCACGGCCATCGACCTCAACTTCGGCTGCCCCTCCCGCTTCGTCAACCGCAAGGGAGGCGGCGCGGCACTGCTGCGCGAACCCGAACGCATCCATGACATCGTCCGCGCGGTGCGCCGTGCCTTACCCGGGGAAATCCCGGTCTCGGCCAAGATGCGCCTCGGCTACGATGCGCCGGACAACGCGGTGGAGATTTCGCTTGGAATTCAGGAGGCCGGCGCCGACTTCCTCACCGTCCATGCCCGCACCCGGGAGGACGGCTACCGCGCCCCCGTCCGCTGGCAATGGTTGCGCTCCATCAATGACGCACTGAAGATTCCGGTGATAGCCAACGGCGACATCAACAGCGTCGATGACTGGCGCCGCTGCCACGAGGTCAGCGGCTGCCGACACGCCATGCTCGGCCGCGGCGCCCTGATGCAACCCGATCTCGCCCTGCAACTGCGCGCCTGGCAGGAAGGCCGGGAGATCGCCGCCATGCAGTGGCCCACGATACGTCTCCTGCTGCCGCGGCTGCTGGAACAGTATGCGCCGGGAACCCGTGGCCTCAGCGCCCGTCTCAAGCAGTGGCTGGGGATGTTGCGACTGCGGCATACAGGGGCGGACAAGGTGTTTGCTCAGATTCGCTCTTTGCGGGAATTGGGCCGTATCTTGGAAATCGTAGGAAGAGCGGACGTTCCTGCACATATTTCGGGCCGCCCTACTGGGGACGGACATGCCTGCCAGTGA
- a CDS encoding 3'-5' exonuclease — translation MNVLVFDIETVPDVASGRRLYGLDGLDDHDVANVMFHKRRQETGSDFLRLHLQRIVAISVVLRARDDLKVWSLGEEVADEKEIVQRFFDGIDRFTPTLVSWNGSGFDLPVLHYRALLHGIQAPRYWETGDEDQSFRWNNYINRYHYRHTDVMDVLAGYQARANAPLDEVATMLGFPGKMGMSGDKVWDAFQAGDLAGIRNYCETDVLNTFLVYLRFELMRGRLTAGEYEAECQRVREYLAKENKPHFSEFLANWKG, via the coding sequence ATGAACGTACTGGTGTTCGATATCGAGACGGTACCCGATGTGGCCAGCGGCCGGCGTCTGTACGGCCTGGACGGGCTGGATGATCACGATGTGGCCAACGTGATGTTCCACAAGCGCCGCCAGGAAACCGGCAGCGATTTTCTGCGTCTGCACCTGCAACGCATCGTCGCCATTTCGGTGGTGCTGCGCGCGCGCGACGACCTCAAGGTGTGGTCACTGGGCGAGGAGGTGGCCGATGAAAAGGAGATCGTGCAGCGATTCTTCGACGGCATCGATCGCTTCACGCCGACCCTGGTATCGTGGAATGGCAGCGGCTTCGACCTGCCGGTGCTGCATTACCGTGCCCTGCTGCACGGGATTCAAGCGCCGCGCTACTGGGAAACCGGTGACGAGGACCAGAGTTTCCGCTGGAACAACTACATCAACCGCTACCACTATCGCCATACCGACGTGATGGACGTGCTGGCCGGCTACCAGGCGCGCGCCAACGCGCCGCTGGACGAAGTCGCCACCATGCTCGGTTTTCCCGGCAAGATGGGCATGAGCGGCGACAAGGTGTGGGATGCGTTCCAGGCCGGCGACCTCGCCGGCATCCGCAACTACTGCGAAACCGATGTGCTCAACACCTTCCTGGTCTACCTGCGCTTCGAGCTGATGCGCGGCCGCCTCACGGCGGGCGAATATGAGGCCGAATGCCAGCGCGTGCGCGAGTATCTGGCCAAGGAGAACAAGCCGCACTTCAGCGAATTCCTCGCCAACTGGAAAGGCTGA